The sequence below is a genomic window from Massilia oculi.
TGCGCGTGGCCCATGCGCGCGGCCATGCCGAGCGGCGTGCAATCCTCGTCAGGACCGCCGATGGCGGGCGCGCGTTGGTCCAGCGGATGCCCCAGGGCGATCAGGCGCTCCACGGCTGCGAGGTCGCCCTGCGTGACTGCTGTCATCAACGCCTGGTCGCGGGTCCGCGCCGCATCGCGCGCTTCGCGTGCCTCGATCAAGCCGGCGATCGTGTCGAGGCCATCCTCGCGCGCCAGTTCGAGCGCATTCCGGCCGGCATGACCGCGCGGCGTCGTGCGTGCGCCGCAATCGAGCAACAGGCCAACGACTCCCGCGTGCTTGTGCAGGACCGCATCCATCAGCGCCGTGTGACCGATGCTGGGCGACTGCAGATCGATGAACGCACCGTGCGCCAGCAGCAGCGCCGCCACATCGGGATTGCCCGACTGCGCCGCCTTGTGCAGGGCCGTGGCGCCCATGCGCGGATCGAGCGTGTGGACATCGGCGCCTGCCGTGAGCAGAAGTTCGACGATCTGCGACTGGCCCAGGCCGGCCGCGATCATCAGCGGTGTGAAACCGTCGGGCCCGCGCCGGCTCACATCGGCGCCCCGGCCGACCAGCACGCGCACCGAATCGATGCTGCCGCTGCGAATCGCGGTGCAGATATTCATGGCGCCCCCAGCGCGCCGAGAAACTTGAGCAATTCGGCATTCAGACGGTCGGCCGCCTCGTGCTGGACCCAGTGGCCCACACCCTCGAGCCGCACCTGGCCGACGAGGCCCGGTTGTCCGCGCCGCAGTTCGGCCAACGTGGGCGTCGTCTTGTGGAAGAACTGGCACAGGCCGTCTTCCGCGCCCCAGATGTAGAGGGATGGCTGCCGGATGACGGCGCCCTTGAACGCGGAGAGCAGGTCGAACGAGCCCTGGGTGGCCCGGTAATGGTTCAGACCACCGCGAAATCCCGTTTTTTCGAAGGCCGCGATGGTGTGCCGCACATAGGCGGGGTCGGCCCACGCCGGCAACTTGGCTGGCGCAGGACGCAACAGGCTGCGACGTGGGTCGATCGGGTCCCAGCGCTGATCCGCCGGCGGGCTGGCGGAGGGCCAGTACAGGATGGAA
It includes:
- a CDS encoding ankyrin repeat domain-containing protein; this translates as MNICTAIRSGSIDSVRVLVGRGADVSRRGPDGFTPLMIAAGLGQSQIVELLLTAGADVHTLDPRMGATALHKAAQSGNPDVAALLLAHGAFIDLQSPSIGHTALMDAVLHKHAGVVGLLLDCGARTTPRGHAGRNALELAREDGLDTIAGLIEAREARDAARTRDQALMTAVTQGDLAAVERLIALGHPLDQRAPAIGGPDEDCTPLGMAARMGHAQIARRLLDAGADARVTCGPMKATVVHEAAYFGHADVVRVLTRPCAGGHVAAIDAQGDYNGLSALHDAVWHGHADAARALVEAGARRDLVSHAGLTPHALALLYGYHAIADLLAADGPYDSSHG